A part of Lactobacillus sp. ESL0700 genomic DNA contains:
- a CDS encoding glucosamine-6-phosphate deaminase, which produces MELIKVKNATEGGKVAFDLLKDGLDQGIKTIGLPTGNSPLTLYKEIAESNINFEDILTINLDEFVGMNKSDKKSFANFMDDNLFKFKKFRRNVIPDGRAEDLTKECQQYEQFADENPIDIMFLGIGQNGHIAFNEPGSSVDSLTRVVTLTEQTVNAVEQGFGFKSLEKTPKKAITMGIKSITKSKKIVLLAYGDSKAPIIKKLIESEIDANVPASILRSHPDFIVIADEKARKLLKK; this is translated from the coding sequence ATGGAATTAATTAAAGTAAAGAATGCAACTGAAGGTGGAAAGGTAGCATTTGACTTATTAAAAGATGGTTTGGATCAAGGTATAAAAACAATTGGATTACCAACGGGAAATTCTCCCTTGACCTTATATAAAGAAATAGCGGAAAGTAATATTAATTTTGAGGATATTCTTACCATTAATCTTGATGAATTTGTGGGAATGAATAAATCTGATAAAAAGAGTTTTGCTAACTTTATGGATGACAATCTATTTAAGTTTAAAAAATTTAGAAGAAATGTAATTCCTGACGGTCGCGCAGAAGACTTAACTAAAGAATGCCAGCAATATGAACAGTTTGCTGATGAAAATCCAATTGATATTATGTTCTTGGGAATTGGTCAAAATGGTCATATTGCTTTTAATGAACCTGGTTCTTCAGTTGATAGTTTAACTAGGGTCGTAACACTTACTGAGCAGACTGTTAATGCAGTAGAACAGGGCTTTGGTTTTAAAAGTTTGGAAAAAACTCCTAAAAAAGCAATCACCATGGGAATAAAATCAATAACTAAAAGTAAAAAAATAGTTTTATTGGCTTATGGTGATTCTAAAGCTCCAATTATTAAAAAGTTAATCGAATCGGAAATTGACGCAAATGTTCCAGCATCTATTCTAAGAAGTCATCCGGATTTTATTGTTATTGCAGATGAAAAAGCAAGAAAATTGTTAAAGAAGTAA
- a CDS encoding PTS glucitol/sorbitol transporter subunit IIA: MDLIYKTKITNIGDKAADFENENMIILFGEEAPAALAEYCFKIKVTQLVDKIGVGEYLCIGQDKYRITAVGNVVEKNLDALGHITIKFNGADKADLPGTLYVEKKPLPKIQIGTVLSIKEN, translated from the coding sequence ATGGATTTAATTTACAAAACTAAAATAACTAATATTGGTGATAAAGCAGCTGATTTTGAAAACGAAAATATGATCATTTTATTCGGTGAAGAAGCACCTGCTGCTTTGGCTGAATACTGTTTCAAAATAAAAGTTACACAGCTGGTTGACAAAATAGGTGTAGGTGAATATTTATGCATCGGGCAAGATAAATATAGAATTACGGCTGTCGGAAATGTCGTTGAAAAAAACTTGGATGCATTAGGTCATATTACAATTAAATTTAATGGCGCAGATAAAGCAGATTTACCAGGCACGCTTTATGTTGAAAAGAAGCCATTACCCAAAATTCAAATAGGAACAGTTCTTAGTATTAAGGAGAATTAA
- a CDS encoding PTS glucitol/sorbitol transporter subunit IIB, which produces MSYQTVKIEKGNGGYGGPLTITPTKDKHKLVYITAGGAKPAVVDKIVKITGMEAVNGFNNSIPDDQIAAVVIDCGGTLRCGIYPKKQIPTINIVATGKSGPLAEYMHEDIYVSAVGPEQISAVKQAKKVEATQTEKAKPTYDVNKKISEQNSNQKSIIVKIGMGAGKIVAAFNQAAKDAVKTVLNTIIPFMAFVSLLIGIIEGTGIGKIIANALVPLAGNIWGLIIIGLICSLPFLSPLLGPGAVMAQVIGALIGAEIGKGNIPPQLALPALFAINVQCGCDFIPVGLGLGEAKPETVEVGVPSVLYSRFLNSVPRVVIAWLASFGLYSH; this is translated from the coding sequence ATGTCATATCAAACAGTCAAAATAGAAAAAGGTAACGGCGGCTATGGTGGGCCACTAACAATTACTCCAACAAAGGATAAGCACAAGTTAGTATATATTACTGCTGGTGGAGCTAAACCAGCAGTAGTTGATAAGATTGTAAAAATAACTGGTATGGAAGCTGTCAATGGTTTTAATAATTCGATTCCTGATGACCAAATAGCTGCGGTAGTTATTGATTGTGGTGGAACCTTACGTTGTGGTATCTATCCTAAAAAACAGATTCCAACAATCAATATTGTTGCTACTGGTAAAAGCGGCCCACTTGCAGAATACATGCATGAGGATATTTATGTTTCAGCAGTCGGGCCTGAACAAATCAGTGCAGTTAAACAAGCAAAAAAGGTAGAAGCTACGCAAACTGAAAAAGCCAAACCTACGTATGATGTTAATAAAAAAATTAGTGAGCAAAATTCTAATCAAAAAAGTATCATTGTTAAAATTGGTATGGGTGCCGGTAAGATTGTAGCCGCCTTTAATCAAGCCGCTAAAGATGCAGTTAAGACGGTGTTGAATACTATTATTCCGTTTATGGCTTTTGTTTCATTATTAATTGGAATTATTGAAGGAACAGGTATTGGAAAGATAATTGCTAATGCTTTGGTACCACTTGCTGGAAATATCTGGGGATTGATCATTATTGGCTTGATTTGTTCATTACCATTTCTTTCACCGCTTTTAGGGCCTGGTGCGGTAATGGCTCAAGTAATTGGAGCCTTAATTGGTGCAGAAATTGGAAAGGGTAACATTCCTCCACAATTAGCATTGCCAGCTTTATTTGCAATTAATGTTCAATGTGGCTGTGATTTCATTCCGGTTGGCCTTGGGTTAGGTGAGGCTAAACCAGAAACAGTTGAGGTAGGTGTGCCTTCTGTTTTATATTCACGTTTTTTAAACAGTGTTCCTAGAGTAGTGATTGCTTGGTTAGCTAGTTTTGGTTTGTACAGTCATTAA